The Candidatus Binatia bacterium genomic interval AGGTTGATGGCGGTGGTACGGTGCGGCAGGTCGTAGATCTCGTAATGGCCGATATCCAGGATCTCCAGCCGCTTGGGCTGCCCGGCAGCCGCATACAAGTGACGCAGCTCGCTGACTGGGGCCGCGGTGTCATGCCGGGCGCCAATGAGCAGGAGTGCCCGCGGTGCGATCTGCGTGACGACCCGCTCGGGCTCGTACTCCATAATGCGATCGAGCGCTTCGAGTGGAAGCTGGGTGGCGAGCTGTGGAAGCGCCTTCAATCCGGCGCCGAAGGCCACCACGGACTGCTCATCGTTGAGCACCATTCCTGGGTCGATGAGTGTTGACACACCGGTCTGCACGCGTTGCGCGGCATCGGCAGCCAGCATCTGACGGAGGTGCTCCATCTGCTCCGGATCGGCCTTCTCCCGCATGACTCGCGGCAAGCTGCCGAACCCGACCTGGCCGACGACACACTGCGGGCGCGGATCGATTCCCGCGGCCTGGATCACGTTGGCGCAGCCGAAGCTGGTGCCCCAGAGACCGATACGCTGCGGATCCACCCCGGATTGCACACCGAGGAACGTGATGGCGTTGCGAATATCTTCAACCTGCTCTTGCGGCACGAGTCGGCCGCGCGCGCCATCGCTCTCACCGAAACCGCGGTAGTCG includes:
- a CDS encoding alpha/beta fold hydrolase, giving the protein MKPRPTDFFSCGTKCAAVLWSPDGARAEAPRPGIVICHGFTGIKEWLLPPFAEAFCAAGFAVLTFDYRGFGESDGARGRLVPQEQVEDIRNAITFLGVQSGVDPQRIGLWGTSFGCANVIQAAGIDPRPQCVVGQVGFGSLPRVMREKADPEQMEHLRQMLAADAAQRVQTGVSTLIDPGMVLNDEQSVVAFGAGLKALPQLATQLPLEALDRIMEYEPERVVTQIAPRALLLIGARHDTAAPVSELRHLYAAAGQPKRLEILDIGHYEIYDLPHRTTAINLALEWFRTYLRLGQSQ